A genome region from Magnolia sinica isolate HGM2019 chromosome 8, MsV1, whole genome shotgun sequence includes the following:
- the LOC131254062 gene encoding cation/H(+) antiporter 15-like, producing the protein MDASVVLRAARGLNATRKQASDFKCFNVTKVNSLGYFHNDYPSNFSLPRLFMQIGMVTIITRAVRFVMTPLKQPKIVSDLIGGIIVGPSVLGSIKFVKENVFSEEGMYILHTFERIGTMYYLFIQGLKMDVMLIRKSGIREMVISLCGMILPYFTTTFIYIRLTRVQGSSRQGQFLHFLSSSIAVSSFPVIHPILEELNLLNSELGRLALSTSLINDVVGWIGVILFETWKTMGHSKNEISIFIDKKANAIFYLISMLTLVLFITFVIRPVSLWINRQTPQGRPVDRRYIFASQFMVLVIGFFSESISATMNNGPLIMGLAMPDGPPLASTIVDKTEDISQIFMSLFYATVGLNTNIFQINNTISWGSLQATVIAGYLTKIVGTMGPALFFKIPLYDAIALGFILNFRGFVQALTYANWVNYKLMGSANFTTMIMSTIFITAISVPLVRLLAKKERPYMPYNWRTMEHSKPNVELCVLTCLRTQENVPSIINLLDASNANRESPICIYAMTLVELVGRANPILIEHNTLNRSSSINNSNHIMGAFQNFEQTMNGCVSVRHLTVVAPYNSMYQDICLLALNKRVSLIIVPFQKQRSIDGLDVVDRAFLNINPKLLEEAPCSVGILVDRGNQSGLSTLSSNHLSRIGVVILGGPDCRDVLSYALRMAGNQHVELHVMRIIQENDNRHDDVDKQRDENVVAKFRIGCVGNNHVVYGEEVVRNGEETVNAIRSMGSDYDLMVVGRRFGMGTVLVDGLVDWIENPELGVFGDIMAAPDFFNGSVSVLVIQQQLTMGW; encoded by the exons ATGGATGCGTCGGTCGTATTGCGGGCTGCACGTGGTCTCAATGCGACGCGCAAACAGGCTAGTGACTTCAAGTGCTTCAATGTGACTAAGGTAAACTCTTTGGGTTACTTCCATAATGATTATCCAAGTAACTTCTCCCTCCCTAGGCTGTTTATGCAAATCGGCATGGTGACCATTATCACACGGGCAGTCCGCTTTGTCATGACGCCTCTCAAACAACCCAAAATTGTTTCTGATCTTATT GGTGGTATCATCGTCGGGCCCAGCGTGTTGGGAAGCATTAAATTCGTTAAAGAGAATGTGTTTTCCGAAGAGGGCATGTATATACTCCACACCTTTGAGAGAATTGGGACAATGTATTACCTTTTCATCCAAGGATTGAAGATGGATGTGATGCTCATTCGCAAATCTGGTATAAGGGAAATGGTGATCTCCTTATGTGGTATGATCCTTCCTTACTTTACAACGACGTTCATCTATATAAGGCTAACCAGAGTCCAAGGAAGCAGTCGTCAAGGGCAGTTCCTTCATTTCTTGTCTTCATCAATTGCGGTCTCATCTTTCCCTGTTATTCATCCGATCCTCGAAGAGCTCAACCTACTCAATTCAGAGCTTGGACGACTCGCCTTGTCCACATCTCTGATCAATGATGTTGTAGGATGGATTGGGGTCATCCTCTTCGAAACATGGAAAACCATGGGTCATAGTAAAAATGAGATAAGCATATTTATTGATAAAAAAGCTAATGCAATTTTTTACTTGATTTCCATGCTTACATTAGTCCTATTCATTACATTCGTTATCCGACCAGTTTCATTATGGATCAACCGCCAAACACCTCAAGGGAGACCAGTGGATCGGAGGTACATCTTTGCCAGTCAATTCATGGTCCTGGTCATTGGGTTCTTTAGCGAATCAATCAGCGCGACGATGAATAATGGACCTTTGATTATGGGGCTGGCGATGCCAGATGGGCCTCCGTTAGCATCGACCATTGTGGATAAGACGGAGGATATAAGTCAAATCTTTATGTCTCTCTTTTATGCCACCGTAGGTCTAAACACAAATATTTTTCAGATCAATAATACAATTTCTTGGGGGTCATTGCAAGCTACAGTCATTGCTGGATATCTTACAAAAATAGTAGGGACCATGGGGCCTGCTCTCTTCTTTAAGATCCCTCTCTATGATGCAATCGCACTGGGATTCATCTTGAACTTCCGCGGCTTCGTTCAGGCACTCACGTATGCTAATTGGGTTAATTACAAG CTTATGGGCTCGGCAAATTTTACAACGATGATCATGTCGACGATCTTTATCACAGCGATTTCAGTCCCCCTTGTGAGGCTGTTGGCTAAAAAAGAAAGGCCATACATGCCCTACAATTGGAGAACCATGGAACATAGCAAACCCAATGTAGAATTATGCGTACTAACATGTCTACGTACCCAAGAAAATGTCCCATCTATAATCAACCTTCTTGATGCATCCAATGCTAATAGAGAAAGCCCAATATGTATTTATGCCATGACACTAGTCGAGCTCGTTGGACGCGCCAACCCCATTCTCATAGAACATAATACACTCAACAGGTCTTCCTCAATCAACAATTCCAACCACATTATGGGCGCCTTCCAAAACTTCGAACAAACCATGAATGGCTGCGTCTCAGTTCGACATTTAACCGTCGTCGCCCCTTACAATTCCATGTACCAAGACATATGCTTGCTTGCATTGAATAAGAGGGTGTCTCTTATTATCGTTCCATTCCAAAAACAACGATCAattgatggattggatgtggTGGACCGTGCGTTCTTGAATATCAATCCTAAATTACTCGAAGAAGCTCCTTGTTCGGTTGGGATTCTCGTTGATCGTGGCAACCAAAGTGGCTTATCTACATTGTCTAGCAATCATTTGTCTCGGattggggtagtaattttgggcgGTCCTGATTGTCGTGACGTGTTATCTTATGCATTGCGGATGGCGGGAAACCAGCATGTAGAACTTCACGTGATGCGGATTATCCAGGAGAATGATAATAGGCATGATGATGTGGACAAGCAACGAGATGAAAACGTGGTGGCTAAGTTCAGGATCGGATGTGTGGGTAATAATCATGTGGTATATGGGGAAGAAGTTGTTAGAAACGGTGAAGAGACTGTTAATGCAATCCGTTCAATGGGTAGTGATTATGATCTTATGGTAGTGGGCCGGAGATTTGGGATGGGTACAGTGCTTGTTGATGGTTTGGTGGATTGGATTGAGAATCCAGAGCTTGGGGTGTTTGGGGACATCATGGCTGCACCGGATTTCTTTAATGGATCAGTATCTGTGCTAGTTATACAACAACAGCTAACCATGGGGTGGTGA